Part of the Leifsonia soli genome is shown below.
AGCTCTGCGACGTCGATCGGCGAGATCGGACGGCCGTCGAACTCGTAGCCGCCGTGCGCGAGGTAGCTGCGGCCGCCGATGGCGCCGATGAGCGACTCCGGCCAGTCCACCAGCGGAGGCAGGGCACGGGTCGCGGGCAGGCCGAGGCGAAGCGCGGCGGTGGGCGCCAGGCGCTTCGCCTCGACGAGCGCGTTGATGAAGTGCGTCGTGCCGATCATCACCGCCTGGATGTCGTCGCCCCGGAAGTCCCGCGCCGCCCGCAGCGCTTCGATCGCGCTCACGATGCCGCTGGTGACATCCGGGCTCGTCGAGTTCTTCACGCCGGCCAGGGTGGTCCGGCCGTCCATGAGCACTGCGTCGGTGTTGGTGCCGCCGACGTCGATGCCGATATGCATGTTGTGTCGCTTTCTGTGGTGATGGGCGGTGCGGGAGCCGGAGCTCAGTTGGAGGCGACGGCCTCGGGGCCGGACGGGGAGTCGGCCGTGGGGACCGTCGCCGCGTCCTGCGTGCCGGCAGGCGCCTGGATCGTGGTCGCGCGGCCGACGCCGCGCACCCAGCCGAGCTTGCCGGCGACCGTGTAGAGCACGATCGAGAGCAGCAGCGACCAGATGGCCGGGATGCCCCAGGTCACGAAGTACCCGACCAGCGAGGAGACCAGCCACACCAGGAGGGTGACGGGGACGATCCGCGGTGCGTACTGGGGGAGGCGCCCGGTCGCGCGGGTCTCGTCGAGGTCGCCGCGCCAGCGCCGCACGAAGAAGTACTCGGCGACCATGATGCCGGCGATCGGAGGGAAGGCGACGCCGAGGATCGTGAGGAAGCCGGTGAACTGGGCGAGGATGCCCGCGGCCGCGAGCACCGAGCCGACGATGCCGAGCACGATCGTGGTGGTCACGCGGTGCAGGTTCTTCGAGAACGCGGTGGAGATGAAGTTCACCAGTCCGAGCGTGGACGAGTAGAGGTTCCAGTCGTTGATCTTGAGCGTTCCGGTGATGACGATGATCAGACCGACGAAGCCGATCGACGATGTCACGATCGCGACGATGTCGCCGCTGGCCGCCGCGTGGGCGAGGAGGACGCCCGCCAGGCCGATCACGAACTCGCCGAGCGTGACGCCCAGCACGGTCTGCTTCACGACGTCTGCCCGGCTGCGGTTGAATCGCGTCATGTCGGCGGTGATGATCGCGCCGACGATGAGGCTGCCCGCGACGATGCCTGTGCCCTGCCAGACCGACATCGTCGGCCCGGGCGCCGGCGATGTCATCAGCTCGCCGATGGAGTGCTTGCTCAGCTCGCTGATGATCGACCAGCCGACGAGGATGAGGAAGAGCGGGACGGTGATGTTCGCCAGCCACTGCATCCCGACGAAGCCGTACGCGACGATGGCGGTGACGGCCAGGCCGAACAGCAGGCTCCACACCCACACCGGCATGACGCCGGGCATGAGCACGTTCAGGGACTGGGCCGAGATGGCGGACTGGATGCCGAACCAGCCGATCAGGCTGATGCCGATCGCCAGGCCGACGAGGGAGGCGCCGATCTCGCCGAAGCCGGTCCAGCGCGCCAGGAGGGCCGTGTTGAGGCCCTCCTTCTGGCCGATGATGCCGACGATGCACATGATCACCTCGAGGATGATCGAGCCGAGGAGCAGCGCGAGCGCCGCCTCCCCGAAGGTCATCGAGTAGCCCAGGGTCGCCCCGAGCAGGAACTGCGAGAGAGCCGAGACCTGGCCGAAGCGCTGCACCGCGATCCCGAACCACGGCTTGCGCGCGTCGGGGGTCACACGGGAGAGGGCGAAGTCGTCGGCATGAGCTGTGCGTGCCATTGGGAGTCCTTCATACGGGTGGGAGGGGGACGGTTGCCCGAAACCGTAGTAACCGCCTCCCCCTCGACGGAATGTGCAACCCGCACGACTTCGCCGCCCACCTGTGCACATCGCACACCCCCTCCCTCCATCCGCCCCACCGTCGAGTCCGCGATCTTTGTACGCGAAACGCCGCGGGAGCGTGCAAAGTTTGCGGACTCGACGGTGGGGGTGGGGTCAGGAGGCGCGGAGGAGCGCGGTGTAGACGGCGATGCCGCGTTGCCAGGTGGCGACGTGGATGCGCTCGTCGCGCGCGTGCAGCGCGCCCCGCTCCTCGGCGCTCAGCTCGAACGGGGTGAACCGGTAGACCGCGTCGCAGATGCCGGTGAAGTGCCGCCCGTCGCTCGCGCCGAGCATGATGTACGGCGTCACGACGGCCCGCGGATGCACAGCGCCGATGGCGGCGGCGAGACGGTCCCACTCCGGCCCGTCTGCGGGGGAGACGGGCGACGGCTCGCTCGCATCCACGGCCTCCACCCGCACGGCGTCGTCGCGGATGGCCCTCCGGATGTGCTCCAGTGTCTCGGCGACGGAGGATCCGACGGCGATCCGCGTGTTCACGACCGCCTCCGCCGTCTCGGGCAGTGCGTTCGCGGCGAGGCTGCCGCGCAGCTGCGTCACCGCGGTCGTGGTCCGCACGATCGCACGCGTCTCGTCGCTCAGCCGCCCGAACACGACACGCAGCAGCGGCTGCAGGCGCCGGGCGCGCGTGAAGACCGCGCGAAGGGGTCCGGTCGCGTGCGCGCCGAGCGTCTCCACCATCCGCAGATTGGTCTCGGTCAGCCGAGCTGGGAACGGGCGGGCGTCGAGCCGGGTGATGGCACGTGCGAGCCGCACCGTCGCGGTCGTCCTCGGGGGAGTGGATGCGTGCCCGCCGTGCTGCTCGACGGTGAGCCGGACGCTCGTGATGCCCTTCTCGCTCACACCGACCACCGCGATGGGCGCCGTGACGCCCGGGAAGATGCGCTCGACGACCGCTCCGCCCTCGTCGAGCACGAGCGCAGGGCGGATGCCGCGCTCGGCGAGCACCGCGGCGATGGTCCGTGCGCCGGAGCCGACCGTCTCCTCATCGTGGCCGAAGCTGAGGTAGACGTCGTGCTCGGGCCGGAAGCCCTCCCGCACCAGCGCCTCCACCGCCTCCAGGATCGCGACGAGCGACCCTTTGTCGTCGATCGCGCCTCGCGCCCACAGCAGCTGCTGCTCTCCGGAGCCCGTCAGCTCGGCGCCGAACGGGGGATGCGTCCAGCCCTCGTCGGTCGCGGGGACGACGTCGTAGTGCGCCATCAGCACCATCGGCGCTCCGTCCTCCCGCCCGCGCCAGCGGTAAAGCAGGGAATGTCCGTGGCGCTCCTGTTCGAGCGCCGCGTGGAGCGCCGGGTACAGCTCGGGCAGGGCGACGACGAACCGGTCGAACGCCGGCCAGTCGGTCTCCTCGACGGCGTTGCGCGACATCGTCGGGATGCGCAGCAGGGTGCGGAAGCGCTCCAGTGCCGCGGTGTCGGCCGCCGTCACTCGCCGGCCGCTTCCCGGAAGGCGTCGAACGCCTCGTCCGAGAACAGCACGAATCGGACGTGCTCGACCGATCCGACGCCGGAGGACAGCACGGCGCGGACGGTGCTGACGGCGATGCGCGCCGCGTCGTCCATCGGCCAGCCGTAGACGCCGGCCGAGATCGCGGGGAAGGCGAGGGTGCGGGCTCCGAGTTCGCGGGCGACGCGGAGGGAGGAGCGGTACGCGTTCTGGAGCAGCGGCGTGCGGTCTTCGCTGCCCGACCAGACGGGTCCGACCGCGTGGATGACCCACCTCGCCGCGAGGTCGCCCGCGGTCGTCGCGACGGCCTGGCCGGTGGGCAGTCCGTCGGGGAGGGTCGTGGCGCGGAGTTCGCGCGTCGCCTCCAGGATGGCGGGGCCGCCGCGGCGGTGGATGGCGCCGTCGACGCCTCCGCCGCCGAGCAGCGAGCTGTTGGCGGCGTTGACGATCGCATCGACGGTCTCGTCGGTGATGTCGCCGCGCACGATGCGGATGAGCTCTTCGCGGTCCGTCACGGCTGCGTCTCAGCCGCGGTTGTTGGAGAGCTCGTAGACCTTGAGGAGTTCGACGATCGCGTCGTCGCGGGCGCTTCCGCCCTCCTCGAACATCTCCGAGACGTGGGTGCGGAGGTGGTTCTCGACCAGGAGCTTGTTGAGCGACCCGAGCGACTTCTGGATGGCGAGGGACTGCGTGATGATGTCGATGCAGTAGTCCTCGTTCTCGATCATCTTCTCGAGGCCCCGGAGCTGGCCTTCGAGGATGCGCGTGCGGTGCAGCGCCCGCTTCTTGATGTCTGCGATCACCCCCTCAGGATAGTGCCGCAGGGGGCATACCCGGCGGGGGTACGAGGGGGTGTTCGCGCAGGGCATTCCGCCCTCGCCTGCGCCCGGCGGACCGGCAGGTATCCCCCTAATGGGGGGGTGGGGGTGGACATACCGACGGGTCTATCCTCCACGTAGGGGTTGAGAAATATTCGTTTAACAGGAAAGGCCCGACTTTGCTGAAGAACCTCAGCCCGCTGCTGTCCGGTGCGCTCTTGAGTGCGCTCGACGCGATGCACGATGGCGCGACGCTTACCCTCGTCGGCAGCGGCTACCCGGAAGACCAGATGACCACACCCGTCGTCCACCTCGGTGACGACGTCACGACGGAGGCCGCCGCCGAGGCGATCCTCTCCGTGTTCCCGCTCGACCAGGAGAGTGCCTCGCCGATCGTGTTCCTCGATCTCGCCGACGAACCCTACGACGTGCCCGACGTCGCGTTCGCGGTGAACGGGATCGCGTCCGATGCAGAAC
Proteins encoded:
- a CDS encoding metal-sensitive transcriptional regulator, with amino-acid sequence MIADIKKRALHRTRILEGQLRGLEKMIENEDYCIDIITQSLAIQKSLGSLNKLLVENHLRTHVSEMFEEGGSARDDAIVELLKVYELSNNRG
- a CDS encoding purine-cytosine permease family protein, which codes for MARTAHADDFALSRVTPDARKPWFGIAVQRFGQVSALSQFLLGATLGYSMTFGEAALALLLGSIILEVIMCIVGIIGQKEGLNTALLARWTGFGEIGASLVGLAIGISLIGWFGIQSAISAQSLNVLMPGVMPVWVWSLLFGLAVTAIVAYGFVGMQWLANITVPLFLILVGWSIISELSKHSIGELMTSPAPGPTMSVWQGTGIVAGSLIVGAIITADMTRFNRSRADVVKQTVLGVTLGEFVIGLAGVLLAHAAASGDIVAIVTSSIGFVGLIIVITGTLKINDWNLYSSTLGLVNFISTAFSKNLHRVTTTIVLGIVGSVLAAAGILAQFTGFLTILGVAFPPIAGIMVAEYFFVRRWRGDLDETRATGRLPQYAPRIVPVTLLVWLVSSLVGYFVTWGIPAIWSLLLSIVLYTVAGKLGWVRGVGRATTIQAPAGTQDAATVPTADSPSGPEAVASN
- a CDS encoding RbsD/FucU domain-containing protein, which codes for MLKNLSPLLSGALLSALDAMHDGATLTLVGSGYPEDQMTTPVVHLGDDVTTEAAAEAILSVFPLDQESASPIVFLDLADEPYDVPDVAFAVNGIASDAELRRVPMTRLELEPFLELARNSSVMVRVGSDAPPCAFLFRRGVL
- a CDS encoding M20/M25/M40 family metallo-hydrolase; amino-acid sequence: MSRNAVEETDWPAFDRFVVALPELYPALHAALEQERHGHSLLYRWRGREDGAPMVLMAHYDVVPATDEGWTHPPFGAELTGSGEQQLLWARGAIDDKGSLVAILEAVEALVREGFRPEHDVYLSFGHDEETVGSGARTIAAVLAERGIRPALVLDEGGAVVERIFPGVTAPIAVVGVSEKGITSVRLTVEQHGGHASTPPRTTATVRLARAITRLDARPFPARLTETNLRMVETLGAHATGPLRAVFTRARRLQPLLRVVFGRLSDETRAIVRTTTAVTQLRGSLAANALPETAEAVVNTRIAVGSSVAETLEHIRRAIRDDAVRVEAVDASEPSPVSPADGPEWDRLAAAIGAVHPRAVVTPYIMLGASDGRHFTGICDAVYRFTPFELSAEERGALHARDERIHVATWQRGIAVYTALLRAS
- a CDS encoding O-acetyl-ADP-ribose deacetylase; the protein is MTDREELIRIVRGDITDETVDAIVNAANSSLLGGGGVDGAIHRRGGPAILEATRELRATTLPDGLPTGQAVATTAGDLAARWVIHAVGPVWSGSEDRTPLLQNAYRSSLRVARELGARTLAFPAISAGVYGWPMDDAARIAVSTVRAVLSSGVGSVEHVRFVLFSDEAFDAFREAAGE